A part of Negativicoccus succinicivorans genomic DNA contains:
- a CDS encoding acyl-CoA thioesterase, with translation MFSYPVRVRFYHTDGMQVTHHANYILWFEAARVEFFRQAGIPLGDMMRDEIVFPILHVEVDYHHSSYYDDELEVHAKLIKLTRAQIVFAYEIVRPKDGTLIVTGKTKGTFTSVQTGKILRLPMKYYDRLRAMMEPGDSE, from the coding sequence ATGTTTTCCTACCCCGTACGGGTACGTTTTTATCACACGGACGGCATGCAGGTCACACACCATGCCAATTATATTTTGTGGTTTGAAGCCGCGCGTGTGGAATTTTTTCGTCAGGCGGGCATTCCGCTCGGCGACATGATGCGTGATGAAATCGTTTTTCCGATTTTACATGTGGAAGTCGATTACCACCATTCATCGTATTATGATGATGAGCTTGAAGTTCATGCGAAACTCATCAAGCTGACGCGGGCGCAAATTGTCTTCGCGTATGAAATCGTGCGTCCGAAAGACGGCACGTTGATCGTCACGGGCAAGACGAAAGGCACCTTTACGTCGGTACAAACCGGCAAAATTTTGCGCCTGCCGATGAAATACTATGATCGTTTGCGGGCGATGATGGAACCGGGAGATTCCGAATGA
- a CDS encoding peptidoglycan recognition protein family protein, giving the protein MIIEKILDLSAFDPHIMRGRGYVDKITLHWTAGTYYDVDHSAYHVVIDGSGQIYITCNFDERGAHTWRRNTGNLGIAIACCYGLGDVWADGTVTNWGDYPPTDKQVEAMARVVAYLAVGLGVQTADIHDHHYWAEVDGYGSERVDMMSLPQEAGKSGRDIIVGKAVWYAQQWGVLLK; this is encoded by the coding sequence ATGATTATTGAAAAAATTCTCGACTTGTCCGCCTTTGATCCGCATATCATGCGCGGGCGCGGTTACGTGGATAAAATTACTCTACATTGGACGGCCGGAACGTATTACGATGTGGACCACTCCGCCTATCATGTTGTGATTGACGGGTCGGGGCAGATTTACATTACTTGTAATTTTGACGAACGCGGCGCGCATACTTGGCGGCGCAATACCGGCAATTTAGGTATTGCAATAGCTTGTTGTTACGGTTTGGGCGACGTATGGGCAGACGGGACTGTAACGAATTGGGGCGACTATCCACCGACGGACAAACAAGTGGAGGCAATGGCGCGTGTAGTTGCGTATTTAGCCGTTGGCTTAGGCGTGCAAACGGCGGACATACACGACCACCATTATTGGGCGGAGGTTGACGGGTACGGAAGCGAACGCGTTGACATGATGTCACTACCACAAGAGGCGGGAAAAAGCGGCAGGGACATAATCGTCGGAAAAGCGGTATGGTACGCGCAACAATGGGGCGTATTGTTAAAGTAA
- a CDS encoding leucine-rich repeat domain-containing protein, with the protein MAEKISTQAVTNLIINKMNTAAYFEEKDAGRLKDNEVYIVEPDKQGESVDAFYQWLKERNYDMDNFRGLETIFPVITLQAVDVETIEEGDTELVGTAPPNVKIMYGGKTTVSDNDGNWILTGLASLKQGEITIQWIDYAGRTNSAKVELTVCCVPKGTEAITKEVVAQYNLNRSGLLKFPKSVKIIKDSAFSQCSRLSEVSFPACTTVEEAAFYHCSSLTSISMPQCTSIGTGSFSGCGSLETIILSEKWKPTDNAVITKRATVYNPDKTKKVNWNTMSWVNV; encoded by the coding sequence ATGGCAGAAAAAATCAGTACGCAAGCGGTTACTAATCTTATTATTAACAAGATGAATACAGCCGCCTATTTTGAGGAGAAAGACGCGGGGCGACTGAAAGACAATGAAGTGTATATTGTAGAGCCGGACAAACAAGGGGAAAGCGTTGATGCATTTTATCAGTGGTTAAAAGAGCGCAATTATGACATGGATAACTTCCGAGGCTTGGAAACGATTTTTCCGGTTATTACGTTACAGGCGGTTGACGTTGAAACAATAGAAGAAGGTGACACCGAGCTAGTAGGGACGGCGCCTCCTAACGTAAAAATTATGTACGGAGGAAAAACGACTGTGTCGGATAACGACGGCAATTGGATTCTAACCGGACTTGCCAGCTTAAAACAAGGCGAAATTACCATTCAATGGATTGATTACGCTGGGAGAACAAATAGCGCTAAGGTTGAACTTACAGTATGCTGTGTTCCCAAAGGAACAGAGGCCATTACCAAAGAAGTTGTGGCGCAATACAATCTTAACCGATCCGGATTGCTTAAGTTTCCTAAGAGCGTAAAAATAATAAAAGATTCGGCATTTAGTCAGTGTTCTAGGTTAAGTGAGGTTTCCTTTCCAGCGTGCACTACTGTCGAAGAGGCAGCGTTTTATCATTGTTCATCACTTACGAGCATATCTATGCCGCAATGTACAAGTATTGGCACTGGTTCTTTTTCCGGGTGCGGCAGCTTAGAAACGATTATTCTGTCGGAGAAATGGAAACCGACTGATAATGCGGTTATTACCAAAAGGGCAACCGTTTACAACCCAGATAAAACGAAAAAAGTCAACTGGAACACCATGTCGTGGGTCAATGTGTAA
- a CDS encoding phage holin family protein: MGRIMLKEINEIIHGVAEAMTRLADAWWVKSAFSAIGGAAVCLIQIKHIQVLGVFILLVLIDLTTKWSAITYQMLIEKGAKPENISGADKWLAIPVAFAEKRITSRFCRKGFIYKVITYTIATAAGFCWDFMTGAGFAVNLVWLYLGASEFLSILENMRDGGNVAMGHFLDLVKDKIEKRVKL; the protein is encoded by the coding sequence ATGGGGCGAATTATGTTGAAAGAAATAAACGAAATTATTCATGGCGTGGCGGAGGCAATGACGCGGCTTGCCGACGCTTGGTGGGTGAAGTCGGCTTTTTCCGCTATTGGTGGCGCGGCCGTCTGCTTAATACAGATTAAACACATTCAAGTCTTGGGCGTGTTTATTTTGTTGGTACTGATTGACCTTACTACCAAGTGGAGCGCTATTACGTATCAGATGCTCATCGAGAAAGGCGCAAAGCCGGAAAACATATCCGGAGCGGACAAGTGGCTGGCAATCCCTGTTGCGTTTGCTGAAAAGCGAATCACGTCGCGTTTTTGTCGAAAGGGCTTTATTTACAAAGTCATAACCTACACAATAGCAACGGCGGCGGGCTTCTGTTGGGACTTTATGACCGGAGCAGGGTTCGCCGTTAATCTCGTGTGGTTGTATCTCGGCGCATCTGAATTTTTATCCATTTTGGAAAACATGCGCGACGGCGGCAATGTGGCAATGGGTCATTTTCTTGACTTGGTCAAGGATAAAATCGAGAAAAGAGTAAAATTATGA
- the murI gene encoding glutamate racemase: MIGVIDSGVGGLSVLKELRQAMPQADFFYLGDTARNPYGTRSPEEIKKYSLQLGKWLLAHEVTGLVVACNTITVQALDLLRHELPIPVIGMQTDVALLPTEKRVAVLATPATIAKGTYQQSLAERYPAVDVVTHACPGLASAIEHYRREEIEQLLEECRSLLSECDAAILGCTHYPLVLNDWQKLSPACRFIDPAQATAKAARHALGEQSQGDGRTEYTFTQEGCAAMWVFRLFGPNATARQVTIEE; encoded by the coding sequence ATGATCGGCGTTATCGACTCCGGCGTGGGCGGCCTTTCCGTATTGAAAGAGCTGCGTCAGGCGATGCCGCAGGCGGATTTTTTCTACTTGGGCGATACCGCGCGCAATCCCTACGGTACACGATCGCCGGAGGAAATTAAAAAGTACTCTCTGCAGTTGGGGAAATGGTTGTTGGCGCATGAAGTGACGGGACTGGTGGTAGCTTGCAATACGATTACGGTACAGGCGCTGGATTTGCTGCGACACGAGCTGCCCATACCGGTGATCGGCATGCAGACGGACGTGGCGTTGTTACCTACGGAAAAACGCGTGGCTGTGTTGGCGACGCCGGCGACGATCGCCAAGGGAACGTACCAACAATCGTTAGCCGAACGTTATCCGGCGGTGGATGTGGTGACGCACGCCTGTCCCGGCTTGGCCTCGGCCATTGAACACTATCGCCGTGAAGAGATCGAACAGCTGCTGGAAGAATGCCGTTCGTTGCTTTCTGAATGTGACGCGGCGATTCTCGGCTGCACGCATTATCCGCTGGTCCTAAACGATTGGCAGAAACTTTCGCCGGCGTGCCGATTCATTGACCCGGCGCAGGCGACAGCGAAAGCGGCTCGTCACGCGTTGGGCGAGCAGTCGCAAGGTGACGGTCGAACGGAGTATACATTTACGCAGGAAGGCTGTGCGGCCATGTGGGTTTTCCGCTTATTCGGACCGAACGCCACGGCCCGTCAAGTGACGATCGAGGAGTGA